Proteins from one Bactrocera neohumeralis isolate Rockhampton chromosome 3, APGP_CSIRO_Bneo_wtdbg2-racon-allhic-juicebox.fasta_v2, whole genome shotgun sequence genomic window:
- the LOC126752759 gene encoding glutamate receptor ionotropic, kainate 2 → MNINMKYWITVVLTCLCAKNALTLPQFNIGAIFYENEFDLEQDFIATVESINSEGVNNFVMLPLIRRISDTAGSMILQREACDLIDNGVLAIFGPSAQADSDIVSLICNATGIPHLQFDIGHEETNRERVNHQMSLNVFPTQQMLSKAYADIVQTYGWRKFTIIYNAEDPKAPARLQDLFQLRGIHNEVVRVRKFKRGDDYRILWKGIKGERRIVLDCAPELLIDLLNTSIEFNLMGQFNNLLLTNLETHNANLEELRDNVTFAVNITATRLKMDGNSPYANTTNDTDPIFRQSQRTLLQDLLYDAVHVFANALRNVSHSYQIRVPRVRCVFNEYEQMQPWPMGRYIYRVMLATSGVNNTDYRTSDLQFDEEGQRTNFGIEIFEPLENYGIAFWDTKGQITPQHVEVNITKKLVYRVATRIGEPYFMEIPEKVEQNVTGNERYMGYAVDFIEELSKLMNFEYIFVPVADNGYGRYNPETKQWNGIIGEIVNNDAHMGVCDLTITQARRTVVDFTVPFMQLGVSLLSYKEVAESEALAFLDPLKGEVWICVIIAIFVISYLLVVSARIAEDEWENPHPCNKDPDILENKWGLFNTFYLSAASIMQAGCDMLPKSAPFRTFTAMWWIIAVIIPNCYTANLAAFLTSSKMESTVQDLKGLVEQVEVKFGTIEGGSTYTLFAESNETVYRLAYNMMKNEDPSVFTKDNKEGVERVLKRNGSYMFLMETTALEYNIERSCNLRSVGDKFGEKHYAIAVPFGAEYRYNLSVNILKLSETGKLFQLKNKWWKNNDTDCKDNDNDADNPSLGIYEVRGIFYTLYLGLLAAYVMGIIEFLMHCHSRASEEGLRFKEILVNELRFVLRIWNNRKPVSCTPTASIAASSRRSSNRTARTLTKKGSQQSSGSGEELKELANNKVKKNGTIIKVDAM, encoded by the exons atgaatataaatatgaaatattggaTTACTGTGGTCTTGACTTGCCTCTGCGCGAAGAATGCATTGACTTTGCCACAATTTAATATCG GTGCAATCTTCTATGAGAATGAATTCGATTTGGAGCAAGATTTCATCGCAACCGTGGAGAGTATAAACAGTGAGGGAGTGAACAACTTCGTAATGTTGCCACTAATAAGACGCATCAGTGACACGGCTGGCAGCATGATCTTACAACGCGAAG CGTGCGATCTAATTGATAATGGTGTCTTAGCTATTTTTGGACCAAGCGCGCAGGCAGACAGTG ACATTGTTTCGCTGATCTGCAATGCAACCGGCATACCGCATCTACAATTCGACATTGGCCATGAGGAGACGAACAGGGAACGCGTCAATCATCAGATGTCGTTGAATGTCTTCCCCACACAGCAGATGCTCTCCAAGGCCTACGCGGATATCGTACAGACCTACGGTTGGCGTAAATTTACCATTATCTACAATGCTGAGGATC cAAAAGCACCGGCACGCCTGCAGGATCTGTTCCAGCTGCGCGGTATACACAACGAAGTGGTGCGCGTGCGCAAATTCAAGCGCGGTGATGATTACCGTATATTATGGAAGGGTATAAAAGGTGAACGTCGCATTGTGTTGGATTGTGCACCGGAGTTACTGATTGATTTGCTGAATACTTCCATCGAATTCAATTTGATGGGACAGTTTAAT AATTTGCTGTTAACCAATCTGGAAACGCATAATGCCAATTTAGAGGAATTGCGGGACAATGTCACCTTTGCGGTGAATATCACAGCGACACGTCTGAAAATGGATGGGAATTCTCCT TATGCTAATACTACGAATGACACAGATCCCATATTTCGACAATCCCAGCGCACACTTCTACAAGATTTACTCTACGACGCAGTGCATGTCTTCGCGAATGCATTACGAAATGTCAGCCATAGTTATCAGATACGAGTACCGCGTGTGCGCTGCGTTTTCAATGAGTATGAGCAAATGCAACCCTGGCCCATGGGACGTTACATCTATCGCGTGATGTTAGCG ACATCCGGCGTCAATAACACGGATTATCGCACGAGCGACCTGCAATTTGATGAGGAGGGACAGCGTACTAATTTcggtattgaaatatttgaaccGCTGGAAAATTATGGTATCGCCTTCTGGGATACAAAGGGGCAAATTACGCCGCAACACGTGGAGGTGAACATAACGAAGAAGTTGGTTTATCGTGTGGCAACGCGCATTGGTGAGCCATACTTCATGGAGAT ACCCGAAAAGGTGGAGCAGAATGTGACTGGTAATGAACGGTATATGGGCTATGCAGTCGATTTCATTGAAGAGTTATCGAAACTCATGAATTTCGAATACATATTCGTGCCAGTTGCAGATAATGGCTACGGAAGATATAATCCAGAGACTAAACAATGGAATGGTATTATCGGCGAGATTGTCAACAAT GATGCCCACATGGGTGTATGTGACTTGACCATCACACAGGCGCGTCGTACTGTTGTCGATTTCACAGTACCTTTCATGCAGCTCGGCGTTAGCTTATTGTCCTACAAAGAGGTAGCAGAATCGGAAGCTTTGGCTTTTCTTGATCCATTAAAAGGCGAAGTGTGGATATGTGTCATTATTGCCATATTCGTGATTTCCTATCTGCTTGTGGTCTCCGCCAG AATCGCCGAAGACGAATGGGAAAATCCACATCCTTGCAATAAAGATCCCGATATACTGGAGAACAAGTGGGGTTTATTCAATACCTTTTATTTGTCAGCGGCATCTATAATGCAGGCTGGTTGCGATATGTTGCCTAA AAGTGCGCCGTTTCGTACATTTACCGCCATGTGGTGGATAATCGCCGTTATCATACCCAATTGTTATACGGCTAATTTGGCTGCCTTCTTGACAAGCTCCAAAATGGAATCCACCGTTCAGGATCTGAAGGGTCTTGTCGAACAGGTGGAGGTTAAGTTTGGCACTATAGAAGGCGGCAGTACGTACACGCTGTTTGCCGAATCTAACGAGACCGTATATCGATTGGCATACAATATGATGAAAAATGAAGATCCCTCCGTATTTACGAAGGATAACAAGGAGGGTGTAGAAAGAGTGCTTAAAAGGAACGGTTCGTATATGTTTCTTATGGAGACGACGGCTTTGGAATACAATATCGAGCGCAGCTGTAATCTACGTAGTGTGGGCGATAAGTTCGGTGAAAAGCATTACGCTATAGCGGTACCCTTCG GCGCCGAATACCGTTATAATTTAAGTGTTAACAttttaaaactaagcgagaCAGGTAAATTATTCCAACTGAAGAATAAATGGTGGAAGAACAACGATACGGATTGCAAGGACAATGATAATGATGCGGATAACCCTTCCTTGGGTATTTACGAAGTACGTGGCATATTTTATACGCTTTATCTTGGCTTACTAGCGGCTTATGTTATGGGTATCATCGAATTTTTAATGCATTGCCATAGTAGAGCCAGCGAGGAAGGG TTGCGTTTTAAAGAGATTTTAGTGAACGAATTGCGTTTCGTATTGCGCATATGGAATAATAGGAAACCGGTTAGTTGCACGCCCACTGCGAGTATAGCGGCTTCATCGCGGCGCTCATCAAATAGAACCGCAAGAACATTAACGAAAAAGGGTTCGCAACAATCCAGCGGTAGCGGCGAAGAGTTAAAGGAGTTGGCaaacaacaaagtaaaaaagaaCGGCACTATCATTAAAGTGGACGCAATGTAG